From Laspinema palackyanum D2c, one genomic window encodes:
- a CDS encoding Uma2 family endonuclease translates to MTLSVDRPVLYPDSDGQPMADNTRQFQWIVLIKENLECCFADQPNVFVAGDLLWYPVEGEPKIRVAPDVFVVFGRTKGDRGSYRQWEEGNIAPQVVFEILSPGNRLQAMVNKQLFYQRYGVEEYYIYDPDHHDFVGLQRVEGELQVIEAIAQWTSPCLGIRFEFTPEALTIYRPDGEKFLTTIELAQERKAAREEAAAERQRAEAERQRAERLAAQLRALGIEPES, encoded by the coding sequence ATGACTCTTTCTGTCGATCGCCCTGTTCTCTATCCTGATTCTGATGGCCAACCGATGGCAGATAATACGCGCCAGTTCCAATGGATTGTCCTAATTAAGGAAAATTTAGAATGCTGCTTTGCAGATCAACCCAATGTCTTTGTCGCGGGTGATCTGCTTTGGTATCCCGTGGAGGGGGAACCCAAGATTCGGGTAGCTCCCGATGTGTTTGTCGTGTTTGGGAGAACCAAGGGCGATCGCGGTTCCTATCGCCAGTGGGAAGAGGGAAATATTGCCCCCCAGGTGGTGTTTGAGATTCTTTCGCCGGGAAATCGCCTCCAGGCAATGGTCAATAAACAGCTATTTTATCAACGCTATGGGGTGGAAGAATACTATATCTATGACCCGGATCATCATGATTTTGTGGGTCTTCAGCGGGTGGAGGGGGAATTGCAGGTGATTGAGGCGATCGCTCAATGGACTAGCCCTTGTTTAGGGATTCGCTTCGAGTTCACTCCCGAAGCTTTGACGATTTACCGCCCCGACGGGGAAAAATTTCTCACAACCATTGAACTAGCCCAGGAACGAAAAGCAGCCAGGGAGGAGGCAGCAGCAGAACGCCAACGGGCGGAAGCAGAACGCCAGCGGGCGGAACGGTTAGCGGCACAGTTGCGGGCGTTGGGAATTGAGCCGGAATCGTAG
- a CDS encoding photosystem II reaction center protein J, whose amino-acid sequence MSGETRIPLWIIGTIAGMGVLTVVGLFFYGAYVGVGSSM is encoded by the coding sequence ATGTCTGGAGAAACAAGAATTCCTTTGTGGATTATCGGTACGATCGCCGGGATGGGTGTCCTCACGGTTGTGGGTCTGTTCTTCTATGGAGCCTACGTTGGTGTAGGTTCCTCGATGTAG
- a CDS encoding IS630 family transposase: MKISAHLDTISTDFIDLTEFIDSTNNIREWKKGQAVILNLQGWSYAEISLILKMSYRSIARAKKEYKEQGVLGLKLKYKGSKGYLTEIENNEVKTWLLEKPERRNISELERHLIETYDVVFKSPQSYYDILKNSQLTWQKANKQNTRKNPEAIKKRTLEIVAILEEFKPEIESGTLSVYALDECHVQGDDVCSYLWGDSKDREVIAINNERDRQTYYGALNLLTNQFIASPYEAGNGVNTVKFLKEIKAVHTQEDSEQKILLIWDGASYHRGEEMKNFLTLQNHEKERQDWSIICERLPTYAPEENPVEGIWLQVKNFIRCFHYRCKSFASVKRLVEIFFKYQLFNRPNLKKYDAFAKLI; the protein is encoded by the coding sequence ATGAAAATTAGTGCTCACTTAGACACAATATCAACAGATTTCATTGATTTAACAGAGTTCATCGACAGTACAAATAATATTAGAGAGTGGAAAAAAGGTCAAGCAGTTATATTGAACCTACAAGGTTGGTCTTATGCAGAAATTAGCCTCATACTAAAGATGTCCTATAGGTCGATTGCTCGGGCAAAAAAAGAATACAAAGAACAAGGAGTTTTGGGATTAAAACTTAAATATAAAGGCTCAAAAGGTTATTTAACTGAAATTGAAAATAATGAAGTAAAAACTTGGCTACTTGAAAAACCTGAAAGGCGAAATATTTCTGAGCTTGAAAGACATCTTATTGAAACCTATGATGTAGTCTTTAAATCACCACAAAGTTACTATGATATCTTGAAAAACAGTCAACTAACTTGGCAAAAAGCGAATAAACAAAATACTAGAAAAAACCCAGAAGCTATAAAAAAAAGAACCCTAGAGATTGTAGCAATATTAGAAGAATTTAAGCCGGAGATAGAATCTGGAACCCTATCTGTGTATGCTTTAGACGAATGTCATGTCCAAGGTGATGATGTTTGTAGTTATCTATGGGGTGACTCAAAAGATAGAGAAGTTATAGCTATAAATAACGAACGAGATCGTCAAACTTATTATGGAGCGTTAAATTTACTGACTAATCAGTTTATTGCTAGTCCTTATGAGGCGGGAAATGGGGTAAATACAGTGAAATTTTTGAAAGAAATTAAAGCGGTTCATACTCAAGAGGATTCGGAGCAGAAAATCCTGTTAATTTGGGACGGAGCCAGCTATCATAGAGGAGAAGAAATGAAAAACTTTTTAACTTTGCAAAATCACGAAAAGGAGCGACAAGATTGGTCAATTATTTGCGAACGTCTTCCCACTTATGCCCCGGAAGAAAATCCCGTTGAGGGAATTTGGCTACAGGTTAAAAACTTTATTAGGTGCTTCCATTACCGATGCAAGAGTTTCGCTTCAGTAAAACGATTAGTGGAGATTTTCTTCAAATATCAACTTTTTAATCGTCCTAATTTGAAAAAGTACGATGCTTTTGCCAAACTGATTTAG
- a CDS encoding photosystem II reaction center protein L produces the protein MPSRSSNPNKQPVELNRTSLYLGLLLVFVLGILFSSYFFN, from the coding sequence ATGCCATCTCGCAGTTCTAATCCCAACAAGCAACCTGTTGAACTTAACCGGACTTCCCTCTACTTGGGCTTACTTCTGGTCTTCGTTCTCGGGATTCTGTTTTCCAGTTATTTCTTCAACTAA
- a CDS encoding fatty acid desaturase family protein produces the protein MSDRLQQSHSLTQSLHQVTADLQSIDPVPGLLRFTILGCLSLSFLLIAWITSNPILFATTATLGGFLCGFWLICTHDMTHQTLTGWKNCDRLLPYLVSWPLFWPYGVYATLHPWHHAWNGIDLRDPERVQWTEQEYQQAHPVVQFYIRHQWAIDITIFGGIGLILKTLLKGLQFQQQIPRLRHRLIRDILGSLSIHALLFIAAYLQGKVLDYLLLWLILERAIGLVMQTRDHIEHYGLWGKSTSPHLTQLYAGRNIATHPLIGWLMGGLPYHAIHHAFPGIPFYHLSEACDRIQTVLKDHDLPLMKLDPGYLTTAYQLGKKPVLIGASDDTIARLNQFDTRDQVG, from the coding sequence ATGAGCGATCGCCTCCAACAATCCCATTCTCTAACCCAATCTCTCCACCAAGTCACCGCCGACTTACAATCCATCGATCCAGTCCCGGGACTACTCAGATTTACCATCCTCGGATGCCTCAGTCTCAGCTTCCTCCTCATAGCCTGGATCACCTCCAACCCCATCCTCTTCGCCACAACTGCCACCCTAGGTGGCTTCCTCTGTGGATTTTGGCTCATCTGCACCCATGATATGACCCATCAAACCCTCACGGGATGGAAAAACTGCGATCGCCTGCTTCCCTACCTAGTCAGTTGGCCCCTATTCTGGCCTTACGGCGTTTATGCCACCCTGCATCCCTGGCATCATGCCTGGAATGGCATCGATCTACGGGACCCGGAACGAGTGCAATGGACGGAACAAGAGTATCAACAAGCTCATCCCGTGGTGCAATTTTATATTCGCCACCAATGGGCGATCGATATTACCATCTTTGGCGGCATCGGACTGATTCTCAAAACTCTACTCAAAGGACTCCAATTCCAACAACAAATTCCCCGATTGCGACACCGATTAATCCGGGATATACTTGGCAGCCTGAGTATTCATGCCCTGTTATTCATCGCTGCTTATCTTCAGGGAAAAGTGCTGGATTATCTTTTGTTGTGGCTCATTTTAGAACGGGCGATCGGACTCGTCATGCAAACCCGAGACCATATAGAACATTATGGACTCTGGGGAAAATCAACCTCACCTCACCTCACCCAACTCTATGCCGGACGAAATATTGCCACCCATCCCCTGATCGGATGGTTAATGGGAGGATTGCCTTATCATGCCATCCATCACGCCTTTCCCGGCATTCCCTTTTACCACCTTTCGGAAGCCTGCGATCGGATTCAAACTGTTTTAAAAGACCATGATTTGCCCCTGATGAAACTAGACCCCGGTTATCTCACAACGGCTTATCAGTTAGGGAAAAAACCCGTTTTAATTGGTGCAAGTGATGACACTATAGCGCGTCTAAATCAGTTTGACACGAGGGACCAGGTAGGATAA
- the psbE gene encoding cytochrome b559 subunit alpha, producing MSTGSTGERPFADIVTSIRYWVIHSITIPALFIAGWLFVSTGLAYDAFGTPRPNEYFSQERLELPIVQDRFNAKDQINDLMIK from the coding sequence ATGTCTACAGGCTCGACTGGAGAACGTCCGTTTGCTGATATTGTTACCAGCATTCGCTATTGGGTGATTCACAGCATCACCATTCCGGCCTTATTTATCGCTGGTTGGCTGTTTGTGAGCACTGGGTTAGCCTACGATGCGTTTGGCACCCCTCGTCCGAACGAATATTTCAGCCAAGAACGCTTGGAACTGCCGATCGTTCAGGATCGCTTTAATGCGAAAGACCAGATTAACGACTTGATGATTAAGTAA
- a CDS encoding DUF4258 domain-containing protein produces MNDDSSSNPEILFEIVTPLGFCVRPTAEYWQFIVTVKHPIMINRWTEVQNTLSDPDEVRLSKTDAQVYLFYRNEGTKRWVCAVTRRLNGEGFLITAYRTSAIKEGEQLWQK; encoded by the coding sequence ATGAACGATGATTCCTCCTCCAATCCTGAAATCCTCTTTGAAATCGTCACACCTCTTGGCTTCTGCGTTCGCCCAACTGCCGAGTATTGGCAGTTTATTGTCACCGTTAAGCATCCAATCATGATCAACCGCTGGACCGAGGTACAAAATACATTAAGCGACCCAGACGAAGTTCGTCTTAGTAAAACTGATGCTCAGGTTTACCTATTCTACCGTAATGAGGGTACAAAACGTTGGGTCTGTGCTGTGACTAGACGCTTAAATGGAGAAGGATTTTTAATAACAGCCTATCGAACCAGTGCTATTAAGGAAGGAGAGCAATTATGGCAGAAGTAA
- a CDS encoding DUF2283 domain-containing protein, which produces MAEVKVFYDRTGNTLVVWFGNPQDEVEAEETGDEVILMKDQQGQVIGFEKLNFLPPSDHPIRIAFETVAL; this is translated from the coding sequence ATGGCAGAAGTAAAAGTATTCTATGACCGCACCGGCAATACACTTGTTGTCTGGTTTGGTAATCCTCAAGATGAGGTCGAAGCCGAAGAAACCGGCGATGAGGTGATTTTAATGAAGGATCAACAGGGGCAAGTAATTGGGTTTGAAAAGCTCAACTTTTTACCTCCTTCTGATCATCCCATACGCATTGCCTTTGAAACAGTCGCCCTCTAA
- a CDS encoding AbrB/MazE/SpoVT family DNA-binding domain-containing protein has translation MKIIKVSETGQVIIPPEMRKNYPLEVGTEIILTDSGTGILIQPKSPFLPTTLNEVAGCLKYQGSPKPYKIWKLPFAQVFRSNGMISIDVNFLRWGCEQRGF, from the coding sequence ATGAAAATCATTAAAGTCTCTGAAACAGGACAGGTTATTATTCCTCCCGAAATGCGAAAAAACTATCCCTTAGAAGTGGGAACAGAAATCATTTTAACGGACAGTGGCACAGGAATTTTAATTCAGCCCAAATCCCCTTTTCTTCCCACAACCTTAAATGAAGTTGCCGGGTGTTTGAAATATCAAGGTTCTCCCAAACCCTATAAGATATGGAAACTGCCATTCGCCCAGGTTTTCAGGAGCAATGGCATGATTAGCATCGATGTGAATTTTCTGCGGTGGGGGTGTGAGCAACGGGGTTTCTAG
- the psbF gene encoding cytochrome b559 subunit beta, whose protein sequence is MTTNRSNEPISYPIFTVRWIAVHTLAVPTVFFLGAIAAMQFIQR, encoded by the coding sequence GTGACGACAAATCGTTCAAACGAGCCAATTTCTTATCCCATTTTTACCGTTCGCTGGATAGCTGTTCATACCCTAGCTGTTCCTACGGTATTCTTCCTGGGTGCGATCGCGGCAATGCAGTTCATTCAACGATAA